From Strix aluco isolate bStrAlu1 chromosome 5, bStrAlu1.hap1, whole genome shotgun sequence:
acaagccagaagtagtcagcagtcttgtctttgcagacgagaggaccaccgctgtcaccctgcagcagaggaatgagggtcaaggtggtgtcgggtggccgctggcagcagtagggccggctccttctctctgccagcacctgccagagCTGTATGCGCTGCACGGAGAGGCTCTGTTCGGGTGCTGGGGCCTCCAGGACCTTGTCTGGGAGAGGGTCGTGGGCCCGTGGGGTAGGACTGGCgctcatctctgcacagcgatgctggctgtgtggaaGAGGGTTGTTCCAGGACTGGGAGCTGGAGCTCgcagctgccaggagcgctggatgggctttctgggcagagtcgtgggcctctgggacaagtggggccctgggcaaggacatgcagctggggaaggggagccccagcagcggtggggacccaggggtgggagggcgacttggtGGGCAAAGCCCACGCCGGGGTGCGTttgggcggctgtgccggggctgcgtgtgccgctgggcgctgccttgtcgcaggctcctacctggcaggtgtcgatgccgccctgcggatagccagcgcacaggttgtaggggtggacggcccctcggtaccaccggctgctgttgcagaggttggggtcgatgaggtggaccttggcctcctgcaggacatccgttgttCCTGCGGctgcaaggacagaaaggaattaacacgcggcagctcgttgccaggtctcctgccctgtgtgGGTGAACCCCTttgctggggcttggctttgcatcgTGAGAGACATTGTACTGGTGTTGCCCTTCTGTCtcgccttgggccctgggccaggcccatgtCTCCGTGGGCATACGTCCCACAGCCAGACTGTGGCTCtcgcctctgctgtcaggaagcccagcccgcctcccccgtgtgccgaGCTCACGCTCGGGACGCGAGCGCTCTTTGtgaactcacatctcgccgtcgtggccccccagccactgatgtagcagtttgtcagctctgacactctcagcgaggcgtcgggcacgcaggcaAGCTGTACATagtagccgcactgcacaggctggtccaactgcagcagcgcaatgtcgttcctcttggtgatgttgctgtagcgtgggtgaaccagcagccgcttaaTACTGCGTACTTGGGTACTCCGGGCCCGGCTGAGTCAAGTGGTTGGCCCCaaccaccacgcgccacatggcgatgtgcctggaaggcagatggggagagggctcagagggagccgagccacgtgctgcagcagtccagcagttccctgccctttgcttcacacgggggagaggaaagcagtgctacgGAGGGTGCGACTGCCCTAGCACGCCTTGGGCTCAaggcgtgtcgagctggaggctgctaggaagccgtggcaagagcccagccctctcccaagcagtctctcagccaggctctgcagtgcccaggcacttgGCGTACCACAAAGaaaggggacgggagtagcacgtggtgctgcggatggggcacctgcgagtgctggggggatatccccgtgcctgaccctccttacctggcctcgaggaagcagtgggctgctgtgaggacccactgtgggctgacgAGGGACCCTCCGCACACATGCCCCGTGCCTGCTTcccagggatcctggatgctgacgatccagggccaggcccctggctgggcaccTGTGCCACCCACAACGCGTGACGTGCCGTAGTAAGCGCCGTAGTAAGCATCCATGGGCcggagcccgcaggtcctgtaaccagaaactcatcaccgtcctgctcgatggctcgctgctgttgcggctgaaggtcagccgtctgccctccccacgaggcgctgaatggacagcgaggccaggggACCCCGTGGGGCGGGCGGGCgtccgcccccgtttctgctttagccccgcaggcaagttgtgccagcagcccgggtgctgcaaggAACCGAGGCTCGCGCGTgaggctggggaagccgtggtgtggccacgggggacaagcaggcaccctccagggaaccccatcaggttgcccaggctccctcccagagcctcggcccacttacccacagctctcccacgcgccgtgcgcaggccagcgcagggccagcaggatgaggaggaggagtagaCGCATCGTTGCCAGTGGCATGTGCCAACTGCAAGAAGCGAGGGCTTgctgccaccagcgcagcagctgacagagtggCCGCAGGGCTCACGTTGCCCACGGTGCCCTTGGCAACGAGGCTGATGTCACAGAGTCACAGTCGGTTCCAGGTGCTGGGCACGG
This genomic window contains:
- the LOC141924033 gene encoding LOW QUALITY PROTEIN: acrosin-like (The sequence of the model RefSeq protein was modified relative to this genomic sequence to represent the inferred CDS: inserted 1 base in 1 codon) yields the protein KRLLVHPRYSNITKRNDIALLQLDQPVQCGYYVQLACVPDASLRVSELTNCYISGWGATTARSAGTTDVLQEAKVHLIDPNLCNSSRWYRGAVHPYNLCAGYPQGGIDTCQGDSGGPLVCKDKTADYFWLVGVTSWGRGCXRAKRPGIYTSTQHFYDWILVQMGLYSTARAAPTSRPWSPFITTSTPLQRPSPTPAQSGWFSSCPFPLQKLLQFFSRLQELLQILKGKKA
- the LOC141924034 gene encoding acrosin-like, whose protein sequence is MDAYYGAYYGTSRVVGGTGAQPGAWPWIVSIQDPWEAGTGHVCGGSLVSPQWVLTAAHCFLEARHIAMWRVVVGANHLTQPGPEYPSTQY